NNNNNNNNNNNNNNNNNNNNNNNNNNNNNNNNNNNNNNNNNNNNNNNNNNNNNNNNNNNNNNNNNNNNNNNNNNNNNNNNNNNNNNNNNNNNNNNNNNNNNNNNNNNNNNNNNNNNNNNNNNNNNNNNNNNNNNNNNNNNNNNNNNNNNNNNNNNNNNNNNNNNNNNNNNNNNNNNNNNNNNNNNNNNNNNNNNNNNNNNNNNNNNNNNNNNNNNNNNNNNNNNNNNNNNNNNNNNNNNNNNNNNNNNNNNNNNNNNNNNNNNNNNNNNNNNNNNNNNNNNNNNNNNNNNNNNNNNNNNNNNNNNNNNNNNNNNNNNNNNNNNNNNNNNNNNNNNNNNNNNNNNNNNNNNNNNNNNNNNNNNNNNNNNNNNNNNNNNNNNNNNNNNNNNNNNNNNNNNNNNNNNNNNNNNNNNNNNNNNNNNNNNNNNNNNNNNNNNNNNNNNNNNNNNNNNNNNNNNNNNNNNNNNNNNNNNNNNNNNNNNNNNNNNNNNNNNNNNNNNNNNNNNNNNNNNNNNNNNNNNNNNNNNNNNNNNNNNNNNNNNNNNNNNNNNNNNNNNNNNNNNNNNNNNNNNNNNNNNNNNNNNNNNNNNNNNNNNNNNNNNNNNNNNNNNNNNNNNNNNNNNNNNNNNNNNNNNNNNNNNNNNNNNNNNNNNNNNNNNNNNNNNNNNNNNNNNNNNNNNNNNNNNNNNNNNNNNNNNNNNNNNNNNNNNNNNNNNNNNNNNNNNNNNNNNNNNNNNNNNNNNtgggcagggaatgggcatttaacgccagctttccccccttttctggcgtttgaatgccaaaagtattcctctctgggctcttactgtcctcagagggattttggacagtggtttggtcaTCCTctatcaattgttccttatttggctttttgccactttgagcagtgttattcaatgtcttcccactcctcagttgaactgcttggcattcttctgttatctgtttagatagctgctgttttgcctgattcaactgAGATTCTATGTTcctgttagcaattttagtttcttggagcatctctttaaattctgctaactgttttgtcatcaggtgtaattgctgattaagctcaatcatctgttcttgaggattaggatcagtggctactgccatagcttcctcttttgtagagaactcaGTGCTAGCGTACAAATAttaatttctagcaacagtatctataagctcttaagcctcttcaattgccttcctcatgtgtatagatccaccagctgagtggtctaaagacatttgagctttttctgtaagcccatagtagaagatgtctagctgtacccactctgaaaacatttcagaggggcattttcttaacatacctctatacctctcccaggcattataaagggattcattatcctcttgtttaaagccttggatgtccagccttagctgtcatcctttttggagggtaaaattgattcaggaatttgtctgataactgtctccatgtttttatgcttgctgtaggttggttattcaaccacctcttagcttgatcttttacagcaaatggaaatagtaatagtctgtagacatcctgatccacctctttatcacgtactgtgtcagcaatttgtaagaattgtgccagaaattcagtaggttcttcctgtggaagaccggaatactggcaattttgctgcaccatgataatgagttgaggatttagctcaaagctgcttgctttgatgggaggtatacagatgctactcccatatgcagctgtaatggggttagtatatgaccccagagtccttctggactgctcaattccacttaggtccatgatggagaaagggaatatgatatgaattcacaagtaaagtaaaatatttttctttttttttttgaattgaccgaaaaaaataaataaaataaaataaaacaaaaggaaaacaaaataaattttcgaaaactaaaagaaaataagatcaaagcaaattgaaaactaaatcaattaattagttaaaaagattttggaattagcaaNNNNNNNNNNNNNNNNNNNNNNNNNNNNNNNNNNNNNNNNNNNNNNNNNNNNNNNNNNNNNNNNNNNNNNNNNNNNNNNNNNNNNNNNNNNNNNNNNNNNNNNNNNNNNNNNNNNNNNNNNNNNNNNNNNNNNNNNNNNNNNNNNNNNNNNNNNNNNNNNNNNNNNNNNNNNNNNNNNNNNNNNNNNNNNNNNNNNNNNNNNNNNNNNNNNNNNNNNNNNNNNNNNNNNNNNNNNNNNNNNNNNNNNNNNNNNNNNNNNNNNNNNNNNNNNNNNNNNNNNNNNNNNNNNNNNNNNNNNNNNNNNNNNNNNNNNNNNNNNNNNNNNNNNNNNNNNNNNNNNNNNNNNNNNNNNNNNNNNNNNNNNNNNNNNNNNNNNNNNNNNNNNNNNNNNNNNNNNNNNNNNNNNNNNNNNNNNNNNNNNNNNNNNNNNNNNNNNNNNNNNNNNNNNNNNNNNNNNNNNNNNNNNNNNNNNNNNNNNNNNNNNNNNNNNNNNNNNNNNNNNNNNNNNNNNNNNNNNNNNNNNNNNNNNNNNNNNNNNNNNNNNNNNNNNNNNNNNNNNNNNNNNNtgtcactaacgcccagccctcaggagtttgaatctcgtcacagtcattcaatccttgaatcctactcagaataccacagacaaggtttagaccttccggattctcttgaatgccgccatcagttctagcttataccacgaagattctgattaaggaacccaagagatatctactcaatctaaggtagaacggaggtggttgtcaggcacatgctcatatgtgagaatgatgatgagtgtcacggattatcacatttatcaggtttaagaacaagtgatatcttagaatggaagcaagcatgattgaatgaaaaaatactagtaattgcattaatccatcaagacacagcagagctcctcacccccaaccatggggtttagagactcatgttgtagaagatacaatgagaaacgtgtaaagtgtcatgaggtacagatacaatgttaaaagatcctattaatagtgaactagtaacctagggtatacagaaatgagtaaatgacgtaaaaatccacttccggggtccacttggtgtgtgcttgggctgagcattgaagctttcatgtgtagagactttttctggagttacacgccagcttttatgccagtttgggcgtttaactccaattcttatgccagttccggcagttaaacgccagcttttatgccagttccagcgttaaacgctgggaattctaaagctgatttgaaacgccagtttgggccatcaaatctcgggcaaagtatggactattatacattgctggaaagcccaggatgtctactttccaacgccgttgagagcgcgccaattgggcttctgtagctccagaaaatccacttcgagtacagggaggtcagaatccaacagcatctgcagtccttttcagcctctggatcagatttttgctcaggaccctcaatttcagccagaaaatacctgaaatcacagaaaaacacacaaactcatagtaaagtccagaaaagtgaattttaactaaaaactaataaaagtatactaaaaactaactaaaatatgctaaaaacatactaaaaacaatgccaaaaagcgtataaattatccgctcatcacatatgCATCAAATACTAACATTTTAAACTTCTTACATtgtcaaaaactttttcataaATTTCAGAATACACATATGCAACATAGTATACCACTAGTTTAAAGCAAAAATGTAaacaaaacacaataaaaagcCTTCGGGTATTTtcataaacttttttatttttacgaaGTTTGAATTTATTCTACTCACTATTGATAGCTCATGGGTATTCAATAATCAATTAGATATAAATCCAATCACCAATTTTCACATCACCATAACAGAGTCAATAAAAGATTGATCTTCTGTACCAATTTTTACAACTGGATACTGGAATGACGAACTCAAGAAGTTGCAACAAGTAATTTAAAGTTATAGAGATAATATTGAAAAATCTCAACTTTAATTCAATTCCTATTCCTTTCAACTCAACAATTATAGCCCCCAATAGTGAGATTCCCAGCAATAGTGAACATCACTTCCCACAAAAGAATCTCCATTTTTCAAacattaaatcaaaatatataacaaaagaaactttattaaaaaaaattgaaaaaggggGTAAGTACCTGTTTGCGTTCCCTGGACCTAGCAGCAGACTCTTGATCATGTGTCTCTGCTTCTGAAGAGTGGCCTTGTTCACTGGTTCCTTCTTCGCCCTTTTCTTCCCATTTGCCACCGCAGCTGCCCCTCctgattattactatttctttttcaaaattaacacAGGTAGATCAGAGTACTCACAAGCTTAATCGTAACCTCTTCATTTATCTGAATATTGGTACCCtcacaaaaattattaaaataaattaatctgaaaaaccctaaaaagagaAAGCTCACCGAGATAGATCTCTCCAAAGGATGCGCCACATATTTTCCGACCGATACGAAACTTGTTCCCAACGGGAGGCTCCATTAAAGGTCATCCTCTTTTgaccaaaaccctaaaaaggtttggaaaatttgagaagaaaaacAACACATGAGCAACAGAGTATGAGCCATAATTTGAAGAACTAGGTCATGGAGTCGTTGTGGAAGAAGGCAGAGGACAGCGGGTAGAAGAAGAAGTATAGGGACAtcatgaagaggaagaaggcagACGCAAAGgggatagaagaagaaaaggaggttCATCGTGATGTGGAAGAAGGCAGAGGATAGTGGGTGGGGGAAGGAGGAGAGGGACGTCGCGAAGAGGAAGAAGGCAGACGGAAAAGGGATAGAAGAAAAGACGGAGGTTCATCGTTTGACGAAGAAGACAGAGGAGGTGGGCAAAGGAAGGGCTCATCGTTGCAGCATGTAGGGtttgattctaaaattttatagtGGGCAATTGTAAAATATCAAACCAGTTATTGTGTTTAAgtgtaatttttaataaattaataataattttaatataaaccaTTAAATTGTTTCTCAATCTAATCTAACGCTTCATATTGAATGGTGCATCAGATAAGCTCATAAGAGGTGAGCTGATTTTAGACAAACCCCTTTTTTGTGTaggactaaaaataaaaaaaagtaaaagttaTTTCAATTTCTATATGTTCAGATTTACTATAGTCGAATATTGGGTTCACTTTCTAGTTTTAGttcaatataaatattatttgattttcttttttagaCTTAGATCTAAATATTTGCTGTTATCTGTTAGTGACGAAtgattattttatgaataaatttttttctctggtcgaaaaaaataaatataatcgaTTGTTTAGATAAATTTAAAGACTAATGAGCTATTACTAAATGGCATTTAACACCTCTATAGATTAAGTGAACAATTAATgaactaataaataataaagcgATAAacattatagaaaaataataaaataaaatagagtaaATGCTTAAAATGGTCTCTGAATTTCAAATCGGTAATCAATTTagtcatttatttttaaaaatgaccAACTAAATCCCTTAAATTAAAAAACGTGTGTCTCCGTTCGTCCCTCGTAGAAGCACTGTCTAGACGTTGTTGATGTGGAATGTTAACTGCCATGTGGGCATTCCATTAAACGACGTCATTGAAGGAGAGGATACCCTAAGTGTGTAAAATGACGTCGTTTCAAATAACATCTTCTCCCCTTTTTCATAAACTATTCTTGTTGGTCCCCCTTCCACTTCAACGTTTCCCACTAAAACTTCAGAAaagctttctcttcttctctgtcCATTCATTCTCCCATACATCCCACTCACATTTGCTCGCCGAGGATCATCCCAAGAATCTGTTCTCTCTGGTCAGTGAAGGAGTTATCGACGAAGCATCACCTTCGTACACTGGCGACGGTGAGGTAACAGTTCATATTGATCATTCTCTTCCATTTTTTGTATTTCATTGAGGGTTCTTGATACTTATGTGTGAATGTGTTGTTGTATATGTAAGGGAGTGGTTTAGAATGTTGTGGTTGTTAATGGTGCAAATGTTAAGGTTTAGAGTTTCTAATATGAAACTTGTAACCACATAAATCATAATCTGGTTTAAGTTATAGTCAATAGTAAGTAAATATATGCGTTGTTATTACAAATATAGTGTTGATTTCTAGTTCTTTGCAATATGGTTATTTTGCAACAAAGTGATTAATGCTGTCTATTTTGTGCATTCTGCTGTAAACTTCAGATGCCTGAACGAttgaaacttatttttcacCATGGTGGAAAGTTTGAGACATATCCTGGTGAAAATTTTATCTACACATCTGACTTGTATGATGAATGGGTTGGAGTCGATGAAAACTATCTTGACGTGTTTGCAGTAACATGTTATTATAGAGAATTGGGGTATGATAAGGCTGAAGCATGTTGGTTTTTGGACCCTAAAGATGGGTTGGATTTCGGTCTTAGGAGATTGCAAGTGGACCAGGACGTTGTTAGTATAATCGAGCACTGCCATGAGAATAACAACGTCATCCACATCTATTTTGAGCATGGACCTTCGATTCTTTATATAATTGATGTAATGGAGTTGTCTGATGAGGATCATGCTATAGGCCAGAAGGTTGGAATGGAAGGCATGGAAGAAGATAGAGTAGAAGGTGTTGAAGCTGTGAAGAAAACCAGCACAATATTAAGTCAACTTGAAGAACTAATTACCTCAATCCTAGTTGAACTAAAATCTACTGCACCCAACCCATTGTTCGCAAGCCCACTGCCCCCTAGCCCACTCCCTCCAATCCTATTCCACCAAAATCAACTACCCTCAATTTTAATGTCCACAAATCATGTTCACAGGCGAAGTCCCTTAAGTCTCTATCCCAACCAAATCCCATTACATCTAAACCCATATCTCAGAAAGTTTACTCTCAACCCACTCCCTCAACCAACAATGCACAAATTAAGAAATCCAGTGCATCAAAGAAAGAATCCAAGCCTATTAACTTTAAATTCAACACATATATGAAAATGCCTAAAAGGTATATCACAAGATGACAAGGCTGGAGGAAACAAGCAAGCAAGGAGCCATTTCACTTGAATGTTGATAGCTCATCTGATTTTTATGAGTCTGTAGAGGACGGTTTATACAAGCCACACATGCCACTTGACTCTGTGGACTCAAGCAGTGACAACAATGATGATGTTGGTCCTGCCAGCGataggagaaaaaggaagacTGGCAGTGACAATGATAAAGGCAAGAAGAAGGTTATTAATGATGAAGATACTTTTTGTCCCCCTTCAATGGATGCATCTGATTATGAGAAAGAGgtagatgatgatgagaaagaagaaaacttGCAATGTatgtaaagtatattttttattataattaatgtgCATATGTATTGATTTAGTTCTTTTTCTGTAAGTGATGTAATGCATGAATCTGTATGGCAGTGTCTTTTTCTGATGATAGTTGAAAATCTAATAAACTGAAGACTCCACCAGACTTTGAGGATGAAGTAGACCCAGCTGTGAATCCCATCTTCAATGATGCTGCCAAGTTTGGACATGTGAGGTTAGAGCTAGGTATGGAGTTTACCACTAGGGATGCTTTTAAGAAAGGGGTTAGAAATTATACATTACAAGAGGGTAGGGGTGTTAGGTACAAGAAAAATGATACTACTAGATGTAGGGTGGTATGCAAGAATGAAGATTGTCCCTGGATGATGTTTTGTTCATATAGCAAACCGAATGGATGTTAGCAGATTAAGACCTTTAATAATGATCATACATGTGAGAGAACTTTCAAGAATAGATGTACAACTAGGTCTTGGGTGATGTACTTGATAAGAAGGTTAGGAAGCTCCCAACATTTAGACATTGTGAGgtttttaattactttaaagCAAAAACTAGAATACAATTGTCTATGACTATAATTACAGAGCTTTGGGTGATTCAAGGAAAATAGTGAGGGGTGATGAAGCTACAGAATATGCTAAACTCAGAGATTATGCAGATGAGCTATTGAGATCTAATCCGGGTTCAACTATCAAGTTAGGTGTTAGTCTGATGCCTAACGGAGAAGGTGTATTTGAAAGGTTTTATGTCTGTTTGAATGGATGCAAGAAAGGTTTTGTGAGTGGCTGTAGACCCTTGATAGGACTTGATGGGGCTTTTTTGAAGACCTATTATGGAGGTTGGCTGCTGTGCACCATGGGTCAGGACGCGAATAATCATGTGTACCCAATTGCATGGGCAATTATTCATGTTGAGAACAAAGACAACTGGAAGTGGTTCTTGGAGCTCTTGCATGAAGACATTAGAGATCAGACAGAGCATGGTTGGTGCCTCATCTCTGACATGCAGAAGGTAACCTATATACTTCAATTAGAGGCACATTATATGATTTTTAGGACCATTTTGAATTAATGAACACAATTCGAAGgactattttatattaataaatgattccaaacaaaataattcattttaatttcaattcatttCAAATAGCATTGTACTAGCCTTGCTGGATTTGTACTAGCCTTGCTAGATTTGTATAGTATAGAAACTTGGTTAAAAACTTGATTAGCCTTGCTGGACTTTTTATGCAATCTACTTCATTTAGTATACTATTGTTATTCCAATTGTAGAATTTAGGAATCCTTAAGCGCATAAGTTTAAATTAGACCctgtttttcaatttattattatataactagTAAAAATCAAGAATCTATTATTTGCTCAGATTTTTAAGTGACTATTTTGTTATCTTGTAGATTTTAATCCCAGCATTACGTGAGGTTATGCCAAGTGCGCATCACCGCTTCTGTGCATGGCACCTTTGGCAAAACTTTCAGAAACAATAGAAGGACTCACACTTGAAGAGTTTACTTTGGAAGTGTGTTAGAGAAATGACTGTCCAGGAATTCAACGGGCATATACAGTCTATAAAGAGTGTGAATGAGAAGGCGTGGGCATATTTAGACAAATTTTCTAGGCAGGCATGGACCAGAGCTCACTACAAGGACTTTCCAAAGGTTGACAATGTGTGTAACAACATGTGTGAGGTGTTCAACGCTGCCACCAAACCATACAGATGCAAGCCCGTCTTGACTTTATTGGAGAAGGTTAGGAGTTATGCCATGACTAGTATGGCAAGGAACAAACTGAAACTCTCTAGCCATGTGGGACACTTACCTCCAATTCAACAAAGTAGACTTGCGTAGGA
The genomic region above belongs to Arachis duranensis cultivar V14167 chromosome 3, aradu.V14167.gnm2.J7QH, whole genome shotgun sequence and contains:
- the LOC127745472 gene encoding uncharacterized protein LOC127745472, which produces MWKKAEDSGWGKEERDVAKRKKADGKGIEEKTEVHRLTKKTEEMPERLKLIFHHGGKFETYPGENFIYTSDLYDEWVGVDENYLDVFAVTCYYRELGYDKAEACWFLDPKDGLDFGLRRLQVDQDVVSIIEHCHENNNVIHIYFEHGPSILYIIDVMELSDEDHAIGQKVGMEGMEEDRVEEDGLYKPHMPLDSVDSSSDNNDDVGPASDRRKRKTGSDNDKGKKKVINDEDTFCPPSMDASDYEKEVDDDEKEENLQYFEDEVDPAVNPIFNDAAKFGHVRLELGMEFTTRDAFKKGVRNYTLQEGRGVRYKKNDTTRCRVIKTFNNDHTCERTFKNRCTTRSWVMYLIRRALGDSRKIVRGDEATEYAKLRDYADELLRSNPGSTIKLGVSLMPNGEGVFERFYVCLNGCKKGFVSGCRPLIGLDGAFLKTYYGGWLLCTMGQDANNHVYPIAWAIIHVENKDNWKWFLELLHEDIRDQTEHGWCLISDMQKILIPALREVMPSAHHRFCAWHLWQNFQKQ